The Molothrus ater isolate BHLD 08-10-18 breed brown headed cowbird chromosome 1, BPBGC_Mater_1.1, whole genome shotgun sequence genome includes a window with the following:
- the LOC118694875 gene encoding LOW QUALITY PROTEIN: PWWP domain-containing DNA repair factor 3A-like (The sequence of the model RefSeq protein was modified relative to this genomic sequence to represent the inferred CDS: inserted 3 bases in 2 codons), producing MRRGFSASLKSLKHSDAEEKQELIEGAKXNYSRESQWCLQLILDRWIPVGCHSFTSSFLEYFATAISYPVRKEGYQSTPLRKFLPERTRAARDRESKKLVEFLVKTKGAEEHLLRILKSGKLKQSCWLKKFLNSSWYITCVETHLEDEEQLDLVIGYLKEVYREMDPKNLQQILGDGWHQTHLSCALSPEAITCAVAAVDGIDYEKAXKFIKEPPVSKRERVI from the exons ATGAGAAGAGGTTTCTCAGCGTCTCTGAAGAGCCTGAAGCACTCTGACgctgaggagaagcaggagctcATTGAGGGAGCCA GGAACTATTCCAGGGAAAGCCagtggtgcctccagctgatCCTGGACCGTTGGATCCCAGTGGGCTGTCATTCTTTTACCAGCTCCTTCCTGGAATATTTTGCCACTGCTATCAGCTACCCAGTGAGGAAAGAGGGATACCAGAGC ACACCCCTGAGGAAATTCCTCCCTGAGAGgaccagagctgccagggacagggagagcaaGAAGCTGGTGGAGTTCCTAGTGAAGACCAAAGGGGCTGAAGAGCATCTCCTGAGGATCTTGAAAAGTGGGAAACT GAAACAATCCTGCTGGCTGAAGAAATTCCTGAATTCCAGCTGGTACATAACCTGTGTGGAGACTCACttggaggatgaggagcagctggatctGGTGATTGGGTACCTGAAGGAGGTGTACAGGGAGATGGACCCCAAGAACCTGCAGCAGATCCTGGGGGATGGATGGCACCAGACTCACCTCAGTTGTGCTTTGTCACCTGAGGCCATCACCTGTGCCGTTGCTGCTGTGGATGGCATTGATTATGAGAAGGC GAAGTTCATTAAAGAACCACCTGTGAGCAAAAGAGAGAGAGTTATTTAA
- the NKTR gene encoding LOW QUALITY PROTEIN: NK-tumor recognition protein (The sequence of the model RefSeq protein was modified relative to this genomic sequence to represent the inferred CDS: inserted 1 base in 1 codon), which produces MGVQDRPQCFFEIEINREPVGRIMFQLFSDICPKTCKNFLCLCSGEKGIGKTTGKKLCYKGTTFHRVVKNFMIQGGDFSEGNGKGGESIYGGYFKDENFILKHDRAFLLSMANRGKHTNGSQFFITTKPAPHLDGVHVVFGLVISGFEVIEQIENLKTDTASRPYADVRVIDCGVLLASSAKEALEKKKKVCSDSEASESSSSASSSSESSSESEAENERSRRKKRKRRAKTKQSRKRRKEERKKEDSRCKRTSSQRRLSDKSDVADKVDLSTKRDKPVVRPEEIPPVPENRFLLRRDVPVVNVEPEPKLLDAAPVLTDQKPSVSKSGRKIKGRGTIRYHTPPRSRSCSESDDEESSETPPHWKEEMQRLRTYRAPSGEKWSKGDKLSDPCTSRWDERSASRRSRSWSHNGYADLSTVRYSSHHKKHRKEKKKVKHKKKSKKQKHFKKHKQTKKKKTSASSDVESSHSFHRRTKSSCDRERKSRSSSLSSRRSSRRDWSKSDKEDQSLSSLSSRGSRSYYRSRSRSRSKSRSYSRRSSRSRSASKSSRSQSRSRSSSNPRQQKTVPNSPRNISARLNDAKLTKTAEPVRAVILPSDKVIVPPVVPENLPVIPLSDSPPPSRWKPGQKPWKPSYERIQEMKAKTTHLIPTQTNYNLVVVKEANTXSSYRKQERSSESDRSGYSKGRSDRSSESWPRSRSRSSRSRSYSRSYSRSRSPSSSRTKSPSSGRSPSPSKYRSDRSGYSESTSDYSLSDEDRHRSKRKSTSSDPKARGLKPRQETSSDSTLPYKHPKDYDESSQGLKESDSLSSSDLSSDSERSAKAKAVQEKEGRFPLEGDAEKQDKNGLSCERGEEKGKGERDSDHSKKKAAKEKCSEQPRGGAKTKRKSYSGSKWDSESNSERGEAKHNRGDSRPSSGKEEGEATSGSDTELSVTKRIKKQSNSSEGFLGSDCTWKTSKQLSSSESESSCSSSADTRGKLKKHKHGLKKTPKKSHSKKAKEKSKGKKEKKHKVQKRKEMFHWQPPLEFGEEEDDEINEKPVTKDDKKEKQLSRDIKDKKQVYEKDEIATDKMGNGEKSCMNENLLDKNTTCGASPDRSNLNKEPIETSTSTGILNSGINVAACKSEIKQAEENNQNGLEDVIQTDDNMEICTPDRNSPGKVDVDVLSPVILTAKPLSAGVKKELQVETPEQDAIKLGNNIRDFINSKEEKETGRQENNSTPVSGAKDCSVKSEISENTPSNMIDNKWKPLQGVGNLKPATISMTTEVKNVVSAPEPKPAGLRIEIKAKNKVRPGSLFDEVRKTARLNRRPRNQESSSEEESPSRDDNSPSRSLSRSRSKSESKSRHRTRSISYSHSRSRSRSSTYSYRSRSYSRSRSRGWYSRDRSRSRSSSYHSYKSRSRSYSRSRSRSSSYGHHSRSRSYTYDSYYSRSRSRSKRSDSYRRSRSYDRRSRSYGSDSDSDRSYSNNRSPSESSRYS; this is translated from the exons tTGGTCGAATTATGTTTCAGCTCTTCTCAGACATTTGTCCAAAGACTTGTAAGAACTTCCTTTGCTTGTGCTCGG GTGAAAAAGGAATTGGCAAAACAACTGGGAAGAAGCTGTGCTACAAAGGCACCACATTCCATCGTGTGGTTAAAAACTTCATGATTCAGGGGGGGGACTTCAGTGAAG GTAATGGAAAAGGAGGTGAATCTATTTATGGTGGCTATTTCAAAG aTGAAAACTTTATTCTCAAACATGACAGAGCGTTCCTTTTGTCAATGGCAAACCGAGGGAAACATACCAATGGTTCCCAATTTTTCAT AACAACAAAACCTGCTCCTCATCTCGATGG TGTGCACGTTGTCTTTGGGCTGGTTATTTCTGGCTTTGAAGTCATAGAACAGATAGAAAATCTCAAAACCGACACGGCCAGCAGGCCCTACGCAGACGTGCGAGTCATTGACTGCGGGGTGCTGCTCGCCAGCTCAGCCAAGGAGG CtttggagaagaagaagaaagtttGCTCTGACTCAGAAGCCTCAGAGTCCTCTTCCAGTGCATCCAGCTCTTCAGAATCCTCCTCTGAGAGTGAGGCTGAGAatgaaaggagcaggaggaaaaagaggaaaagaagagctAAAACCAAACAGTCCAGGAAAcgaaggaaggaggagaggaagaaggaggattCAAGGTGCAAGCGAACCTCAAGCCAAAGACG CCTTTCTGACAAGAGCGATGTCGCAGACAAAGTCGACCTTAGCACCAAGCGGGACAAGCCCGTGGTACGTCCTGAGGAAATCCCCCCAGTGcctgaaaatagatttttgctCAGAAGAGATGTGCCTGTTGTCAATGTAGAGCCTGAACC GAAGCTTCTTGATGCTGCACCAGTTCTGACTGACCAGAAACCATCAGTCTCTAAATCTGGAcgaaaaattaaaggaagaggCACAATA CGCTATCACACCCCGCCGCGGTCGCGCTCCTGCTCCGAGTCGGACGATGAGGAGAGCAGCGAGACCCCTCCCCACTGGAAGGAGGAGATGCAGAGGCTGCGGACGTACCGAGCCCCCAGCGGGGAGAAGTGGAGCAAAGGAGACAA gttGAGTGACCCCTGTACCAGTAGATGGGATGAGAGAAGTGCATCCCGGAGATCCAGGTCTTGGTCCCATAACGGTTACGCTGATCTGAGCACTGTGAGATACTCCAGCCATCACAAGAAgcacaggaaagagaagaagaaggtgaaacataaaaagaaatctaaaaagCAGAAGCACTTCAAGAAGCACAAGCAAAcgaagaaaaagaaaacatcagccTCATCAGATGTAGAATCCTCTCATTCCTTCCACAGGAGGACAAAATCATCTTGTGATCGTGAGAGGAAATCTCGTTCTTCCTCATTGTCTTCCAGGCGTTCATCCAGGAGGGACTGGTCTAAATCTGATAAGGAAGACCAGAGCTTGTCATCCTTATCAAGCAGAGGGTCTCGATCATACTACAGGTCCAGATCCAGGTCTAGATCTAAATCAAGATCTTACTCCAGAAGAAGTTCTAGATCAAGATCAGCCTCCAAATCTTCGCGATCTCAAAGTAGGTCACGGTCAAGTTCTAACCCCAGGCAGCAAAAGACTGTTCCCAATTCTCCACGGAATATTTCAGCACGGTTAAATGACGCTAAGCTGACCAAGACTGCTGAGCCTGTCCGAGCTGTGATCCTGCCCAGTGACAAGGTTATCGTGCCACCAGTTGTCCCAGAAAACCTCCCTGTCATACCCTTAAGTGACAGTCCCCCACCTTCAAGGTGGAAACCTGGGCAGAAACCTTGGAAGCCATCGTATGAGCGAATTCAGGAGATGAAAGCTAAAACAACCCACTTAATTCCCACCCAAACTAATTACAATTTAGTGGTGGTTAAGGAGGCCAACA TCTCCTCCTATCgcaagcaggagaggagctccGAGAGCGATCGGAGCGGTTATTCCAAAGGCCGCAGCGACAGGAGCTCCGAGAGCTGGCCCAGGTCCAGGAGCAGGTCCTCTCGAAGCCGCTCCTACTCAAGATCTTACTCAAGGTCTAGAAGCCCATCGAGCTCCAGGACAAAATCTCCTTCCTCTGGCAGGTCACCGTCCCCCAGTAAATACCGCAGTGACAGGTCGGGGTACAGCGAGTCCACGTCCGACTATTCCCTCAGCGATGAGGACAGGCACAGGAGCAAAAGGAAATCCACATCCAGCGATCCCAAAGCCCGGGGCCTCAAACCGAGGCAGGAAACGAGCTCTGATAGCACTTTGCCTTACAAGCATCCAAAAGACTACGATGAGTCTTCCCAAGGGTTGAAGGAGAGTGACAGTTTGTCATCCTCAGACTTGTCCTCTGACAGTGAGCGCTCTGCCAAAGCCAAAGCGGTCCAAGAAAAAGAAGGCCGCTTTCCTTTAGAAGGGGATGCTGAGAAACAGGATAAAAATGGCTTAAGTTGTgagagaggggaggagaaaggCAAGGGTGAGCGGGATTCTGATCACTCCAAAAAGAAAGCAGCTAAGGAGAAATGCTCGGAGCAGCCCAGAGGTGGTGCAAAAACAAAACGCAAATCCTACTCAGGTAGCAAATGGGACTCGGAGTCCAACTCTGAAAGAGGAGAGGCAAAGCATAACAGGGGGGATTCCAGACCCTCCTCtgggaaagaagaaggagaggCCACCTCAGGGTCTGACACAGAGCTTAGTGTTActaaaaggataaaaaaacaATCCAATTCCTCAGAGGGCTTTTTGGGTTCTGACTGCACGTGGAAGACAAGCAAACAGTTGTCGTCTTCTGAGTCTGAGAGTTCTTGTTCCAGCTCAGCAGACACTCGAGGCAAGttgaaaaaacacaaacatgGGTTGAAAAAGACTCCTaaaaaatcacattccaaaaaagcaaaagaaaaatcgAAAggtaaaaaggagaaaaaacacaaagtccagaaaagaaaagaaatgtttcattgGCAGCCCCCCCTTGAGTTCGGGGAAGAAGAGGATGATGAGATAAATGAAAAGCCGGTTACCAAGgatgataaaaaagaaaagcagcttagCAGGGACATAAAGGATAAAAAACAAGTTTATGAAAAGGATGAAATAGCCACAGATAAAATGGGAAATGGTGAAAAGTCGTGTATGAATGAAAACCTTTTAGATAAAAACACCACATGTGGGGCCTCGCCAGATCGCAGCAACCTTAATAAAGAGCCCATTGAAACAAGCACTTCAACTGGTATTTTAAACTCAGGAATAAACGTGGCTGCCTGCAAGAGTGAGATTAAACAAGCTGAAGAAAATAACCAGAATGGGCTGGAAGATGTTATTCAGACAGATGACAACATGGAGATTTGTACTCCAGATCGTAACTCGCCAGGGAAGGTGGATGTGGATGTTTTGTCTCCTGTCATTCTCACTGCTAAACCTTTAAGTGCTGGTGTAAAAAAAGAGTTACAGGTTGAGACCCCTGAGCAAGATGCCATCAAACTGGGGAACAACATAAGGGACTTTATTAAtagtaaagaagaaaaagaaacaggaaggcAAGAAAATAACTCTACCCCTGTGTCTGGTGCTAAAGACTGTAGTGTAAAAagtgaaatttctgaaaatacacCAAGCAATATGATAGACAATAAATGGAAGCCTTTGCAAGGTGTTGGTAACTTAAAACCAGCAACAATCAGTATGACCACGGAGGTTAAAAATGTAGTATCAGCACCAGAACCCAAACCAGCAGGCTTAAGaattgaaataaaagcaaaaaataaagtaaGGCCTGGGTCTCTCTTTGATGAAGTGAGGAAAACAGCCCGGCTAAATCGTCGGCCAAGGAACCAAGAAAGTTCCAGTGAGGAGGAATCTCCGAGCAGAGATGACAACAGCCCTTCCAGGAGTCTCAGCAGGTCACGAAGTAAATCTGAGTCTAAATCCAGGCACAGAACCAGGTCCATATCCTACAGTCACTCGAGGAGTCGATCCCGAAGTTCTACATATTCATACAG GTCCAGGAGTTACTCGAGGAGCCGGAGCCGGGGCTGGTACAGCCGAGATCGCTCCAGGAGCCGGAGCAGTTCCTACCACAGTTACAAGAGCCGTAG TCGGAGCTACAGCAGGAGCCGATCCAGGAGCAGTTCCTATGGGCACCACAGTCGATCCAG GTCCTACACCTATGACAGTTACTACAGCAGGAGTCGGAGCAGGAGCAAGAGGAGCGACAGCTACCGGAGATCTCGGAGCTACGACCGGAGATCCAG GTCCTACGGCTCCGACAGCGACAGCGATCGCAGCTACTCCAACAACAGGAGCCCCAGTGAGAGCAGCAGATACAGCTGA